ACCGGCTCCTATGTGACGCGGGTGGTGCGGCTGGCGTTCCTCTCCCCGCAGGTTGTCGAAGCCATTCTGTGCGGAAAACAACGTGCGGGCGTGACGGGCAAACGGCTGACGAGCGGCGCGCCAGTTGTTCTCTCATGGGCGGAGCAAGCTCGATTGCTGCTGCCTTCCTCCAACGCTGCGTGACATCCCGAGACGCCTCGCTCAGTCGGCCACCCCATCTCAATCGATAGAGTGGCCGACTGACCTTCAACGCCGTCCGCTACTGATCAGTCGATCCTGACCAAGTGCAGACCCGACGCCTGCTGCTCGAAGACGGTTCGCCGGTCGAGGAACCGCGCGATGATGTCGGCCGCGGTTCGGCTATGCTGGCTCGGCTTCACCGTCGTGAAGCTTCCGCCACCCGCCAGGGCCATCGGCAACAGCAACTGATCGGCGAGGTAGGGACCGGCAAACGCGTCCGACGCCTCATAGCCGCGCATCCGGTGCGCGGCGGTATGCGCCAGCCGCTCTGCCGACACGCCGAGCTTGCCGAAGCCGCTGACGATCTCGGTCACATGCCCATACTCGGCTTCGAGCATCAGGATCGTGCCCGGCCCTTGGTCGACGGGAAGCTCGCGCACGGCGAACGCGTCCTCGGGCCAGTCGGGCAGCGCCTTGCGCGCCGTTCCGATCGCCCGATTGGCAATGTCGGGCGGAAGCGCGGCGAACAGCATGGTCGCGGAGCGTGTCGCCAACGCGCCGCGGGCCAAGCAGTCGATCCGCCTGAGCGGCGCCGGGTTGATCTCAACCTCGATGCGTCCGCCACCACGCGGATAGAAGCCGTGGCGCACGATCCGTGCGGTGACGCTCGGCCCCATCCGGTTGATGATCGGCAGAAACGACCGCTCGATGAAATCGAATGGCGGCGCGAGCATGTTGTGCGTGCCGCCCTCGAGCACCAGGCGGGAAGGGGCGTCCGCAAGGCACAGCGGCATGAGCACGGTCTGGAGGACCAAGCCCGTGCTGCCCGCGGTGCCGACCGCGAACTTATACTCGCCCGGCACCACTTTCCCCGGCGTGAAGGCCATCTCCGACGATCCCACCGTGAGCCCTTCGCACGCCGCGCCGCCGATACGGCACGCTGCCTCAATCGCGGTGACGTGCTGGCGCATCAGGCCGGGCTTCTCGCGGCCGCCGCGGATGTTGGTGATGCGAAAGGGCGCGCCGGTGACGAGGGACAGCGCGCACGCGTTGCGCACGACCTGCCCCCCGCCTTCGCCCTCCGATCCGTCGATGACGATCACGGTTTGATTACCCCTTCACGCAGACGATCTGCTTCAGCGTGTGGACGATTTCGACCAGATCGGCCTGCGCCGCCATCACCGCCTCAATCGGCTTGTAGGCCTTGGGCGTTTCGTCGATCACGCCCTCGTCCTTGCGGCACTCGACCCCTGCCGTGTCGGCAATATGCTCGTCGAGCGTCACCAGCTTCTTTGCCGCGGTGCGCGACATCACGCGCCCCGCGCCGTGGCTGCAGCTGTCAAACGACTCCGGGTTGCCCAGGCCGCGGACGATGAACGACTTGGCGCCCATCGATCCCGGGATGATGCCCATCACGCCCTTGGCGGCACGGACCGCGCCCTTGCGCGTGACCAGCACGTTCTGCCCGAAATGGTTCTCCCGCTGCACGTAGTTGTGGTGGCAGTTCACGGCTTCCAACTCCGCTTCGAACGGCTTGGCGATCTGCCCGCGGAGCGCACGAATGACGTTGGTCATCATCATGCGCCGGTTGATCGCGGCATAGTCCTGTGCCCAGCCGACCGCCTCGACATAGTCGTCAAAATGAGCGGTACCTTCGGGGAAGTAGGCGAGATCCTGATCGGGC
This is a stretch of genomic DNA from Sphingomonas sp. Y38-1Y. It encodes these proteins:
- the rtcA gene encoding RNA 3'-terminal phosphate cyclase; the protein is MIVIDGSEGEGGGQVVRNACALSLVTGAPFRITNIRGGREKPGLMRQHVTAIEAACRIGGAACEGLTVGSSEMAFTPGKVVPGEYKFAVGTAGSTGLVLQTVLMPLCLADAPSRLVLEGGTHNMLAPPFDFIERSFLPIINRMGPSVTARIVRHGFYPRGGGRIEVEINPAPLRRIDCLARGALATRSATMLFAALPPDIANRAIGTARKALPDWPEDAFAVRELPVDQGPGTILMLEAEYGHVTEIVSGFGKLGVSAERLAHTAAHRMRGYEASDAFAGPYLADQLLLPMALAGGGSFTTVKPSQHSRTAADIIARFLDRRTVFEQQASGLHLVRID